AGAACAGCAAATGCTTCTTCTTTTGCAATAAGAGGCGGCTTCTTTGTCACCGTCCTGCACTCAATCAACAGCGCCGTGTCACCAAGCACAAGCTGGATGTCGGGTACATTCTGTCGCTTCCCATCGTCCAGTTTGTCGACAGCCCAGTTCAACTCTTCCTTCAACAGGTCATAGATCGCTTCATCATACTCCACTCCTAGCGCCTGGTTGCATTTGGCGACTTTTTCCTCGACGCCAATTTCTCGGCCAAGTTGAAGATGCATGCCCTCGAAGTTCGCCGAAGCACCGTCGAAGCTATCGGACAAGGCAGCAACGAGCGCGTCCGCCCGTTGCTCACCTCCCAGCAATTTCACCAACTGTTCTTTCTTGGCACTTATCACGTCCATGACCGTTTTCAGCCCGTTCGCAATCAAAGTCATAACACGTTGTCGTCCGAAGCCGGGCACGCTTTTACGAGTCGCAATTCGGAGCACGTCAATCGCTTCCACGGGAGTACCCCACCGAACCCTCCTTGCGAGCATGCCGATGTGGTTAGTCAGCGTTTGGGGGTATCCGTACGTCAACTTGGCGATGACGACCGTGCGAAACGGAAAATTCACACCGGCAGCGAGGGTCGATGTGGCGAAACAGACATCAAAACTCGCGTTCACGAAGCCCGATTCGATGACAGATCTTTCGTCAGGAGTAAGGTCCGCAGTGTGAAACGTGACTCGACGTTCGGCGTGAGACCTGAGTTGCTGCGAGGATTCAGTAGGCTCTGAAAACAATTCGAGCTGGCGCGAGATTACGAGGCCATCGGTCGCCCGCTGACATTGCGCAGAATACGCAGTTGCCAGGTCCAATGCTTCCCGTCGTGTTTCTGTGAAAACAAGAACCGGACCTAAATCCTGATGAAGTAGTGTTCGAATGACTCCGTGAAGATCGGATTGTCCGAATTTATCCACCGTAGTCTCACCATCCTCCTGTCCAAACAGAACGGTGTACTGCTTTCCATTGTAGTGAATCGTCTGAATAAGTTCGACATCGCGCTTATTGCTGCGGACAGATTGACAGTTCATCCATGCGGCCAGGTCCTCCGGATTCTCGACTGTTGCCGTCAATCCCACGAATTGGCGTGGTTGACGTTGTCGAAGGAGTGCGCACAATGTCTCAACCGATGCGCCACGGCCAGCTTCACCGAGTATTTGCAACTCATCGGCGATAATAGCCGTGTTGGTCACCTTAAGACGCCCCGAGAGAATCAAGCCCAGCGCCTTCTCATATGTCGAGATAAGCAGTCGGCAGTTGACGTCGCCTTCCTCATGGTCTCCTGTGCTGATTCCCACAGTTACAGCTGGCACCCACGCTCGTGTCGAAAACCGATCGGTAAAGTCGGAGAACTTCTGCTCAGCCAGCGCCTTGTGAGAGACGAGGTATAGTGCATCGAGTCCATTGCTTAGTGCATTTGCCAAAGCGAGCTCTCCGATGAGTGTCTTACCGGATGACGTTGGCGCGCAAACGATCGCACTTGAACCAAGTGGAACTTCAGCTTCTGTTGCTCGCTCTTGCACATCAGTCAGCGACGTAATTTGCCACTCTTTTAGACAGGAAACGAGCAACGGAGTTAATTTCTGAGTTGCGAGAATAGTCATTCGTCGACTTTCCTAGTGGGAATAAACACTTGATGTCTGCTGATTGCAGGCTGGCAGTGCGTTGCAAAAAATAATTTGTTCATGGGACCGATTGCCTAAGGCGATTCGCATCGCGGTCCTCACTTTGATTCGGTAGAGCCGTCAAGCCAGCGAGCATATGCCATGACATCGAGACATGGGACCGTAGCCATGCACTGCAAGCGAGCGATTAGGCGAAGCAAGAAATACGCCAAGGGTCCGGCGTTCGAGTGAATGACGAACGTTGGGATTCCTTCGTGTTGATATTCAATTTCGAAGACGCCGTGTTGCGCTGCACACCCCAGTTGAATACTGCCTTCGGTCGACAGATTGGCAATAGCTGTCTCGAAGGGGTTGCCAAATGCTGGAGACCAGGAACTCTTCAAGCAAAGTAGACCACCGAGAATCGGTTGCGGATTCTTCGCCGGATGCGTCCCTCCTGCGTGTTGGATAGGAATGCTAGTGCGATGCAATCCTCGGACGCTAGCGATCTTGCCGGCGGCATAATTGATTTCATCGGCCGACATTTCTTGTTTTACCTCGAAGACGGCATAAACGCTTTCCGCAGGAACGTAGAGGGCAGAATCAAGCTTGAAGACGAACGGCGAATACTGCCGATCGTGAATGACGATGTCAATCTGCTCGCTACACTGATTATTGGAGTCGATTACGAATGCTTTGCTAACCTGATAACGCACGGGCAGATGGTGTTGCAGCATCTGAATCCACCGGCCCTCGCTTATATCACCTTTGGTGACGGAATGACCGATGACAGTTCGGGCAATGCCCAGTTCGTTGACGAGTAACTCGTGAAGCCCCGTTAAGAGCTTTGGCAACTGTGTTTTGGTGGAATCACTCATTGATCGCTCACGACAACGGGAAGAGATCACCAAAAAGTTCGCGGTATTTTCTAAGCGCATCACCATTCTTTCCGGCGCGCGACAATTCGATAGCCTCGCGAACCATGTAATGTGCCTGTGATAGAGTTTGTTTGGCTGCAGTTCGCGCGACCGAGTTCATCGAATCGCTTACAGGCGGGCCAAGCCCGGCCGGATCAGGCCAATCCTCATCGATGCGGTCGGCGGCTGTTGCAAAAAAAGCCATGAATTCATATGGGAAGTCGCCACCGAAGGGCGGGCGCAGAATTTCAATGGCCATGACTTCGAGCAAAAACGACGGTTTGACAGGCTTGTCCTTGGTTTGGTTCCATCGCTTTGCCATGCGCACGATCCCCTTCCACTCGCTTGAGTATGCTTCGTTGGCGGCGGTTGCTTTTTCAGCGTGAACCTTGGGGTTTGTCTCGGTCCAGCCCGAGGTTGTTGCTGTGTCGGGTATTTCATAGTGATCAGACTTTGTGAAGGCAGGAACGACGTCGAAGCTCATCACTCGCTCTTCGTCATTCGCATCCGGAAAGCGAACGCTTACGGAGCGGCGCTGCTTCTCGACGTTTCTGCTCCCCTATTCGCCGACCAATACGCTTTCGGTATCGGCGAGCACCAGAGATGGGTGCTTGTCGTTTCGATACTTTGGGCGCTCATCCTCATGGAAAACGCAGAATATATCCACGTCCTTTAGCGGCTTTGTTTTAGTCCATCGTCGATATGAACCGGTCAAAAAGTCATCGGCGATCTTGAACTCTCTGTTCATAACCTCGCGAACTTCTTGCTGGCGGCGAGAAGCGTCGTCCTGCTCTTTTTGAGTCAATTCAAGCCGACTGCGGAATTTTCGGAACGCTTCGGTTACGGTAAGCATTAGCGGCTCCAGTACGCGGTTTGTGCAGACAGCCCATTTCCGCCAACGGTTGCGCCGACCGCGTATCGCTTGAATCCTTCGGTGGAACGGAAGTCGCAAGGTCCCCACCCATATACATCCGGGCGGCCAGGTGCGGTCTTAAGTAAGATGTCGTAACGACACGATGAGGGAACAAGGCCGGCTTTGGCAATCGCATATCGAGCTGCTGCGGTATCGGCCCAAAGGCAACCGTCGCCTACGGTGGCATAAACCACGTCCATATCCCACCGGGCCGCCAATGCCCCGTCGCGGGGATTGTAAATTTCCAGGGTCGCTCGTTGGAGATCGCGGCTGGCTAGCCATGTCGAAATCGCGCGC
This DNA window, taken from Pirellulales bacterium, encodes the following:
- a CDS encoding DEAD/DEAH box helicase, which translates into the protein MTILATQKLTPLLVSCLKEWQITSLTDVQERATEAEVPLGSSAIVCAPTSSGKTLIGELALANALSNGLDALYLVSHKALAEQKFSDFTDRFSTRAWVPAVTVGISTGDHEEGDVNCRLLISTYEKALGLILSGRLKVTNTAIIADELQILGEAGRGASVETLCALLRQRQPRQFVGLTATVENPEDLAAWMNCQSVRSNKRDVELIQTIHYNGKQYTVLFGQEDGETTVDKFGQSDLHGVIRTLLHQDLGPVLVFTETRREALDLATAYSAQCQRATDGLVISRQLELFSEPTESSQQLRSHAERRVTFHTADLTPDERSVIESGFVNASFDVCFATSTLAAGVNFPFRTVVIAKLTYGYPQTLTNHIGMLARRVRWGTPVEAIDVLRIATRKSVPGFGRQRVMTLIANGLKTVMDVISAKKEQLVKLLGGEQRADALVAALSDSFDGASANFEGMHLQLGREIGVEEKVAKCNQALGVEYDEAIYDLLKEELNWAVDKLDDGKRQNVPDIQLVLGDTALLIECRTVTKKPPLIAKEEAFAVLQKASDFDQKMNRVTLGKPEFDEHSQKKAAASPSITLVRHDVFMEGLMRVLTGRLTPCDFVNWLAEPGVTDLSRLPGTPTYCEPEPPEPST
- a CDS encoding DUF6602 domain-containing protein; this translates as MSDSTKTQLPKLLTGLHELLVNELGIARTVIGHSVTKGDISEGRWIQMLQHHLPVRYQVSKAFVIDSNNQCSEQIDIVIHDRQYSPFVFKLDSALYVPAESVYAVFEVKQEMSADEINYAAGKIASVRGLHRTSIPIQHAGGTHPAKNPQPILGGLLCLKSSWSPAFGNPFETAIANLSTEGSIQLGCAAQHGVFEIEYQHEGIPTFVIHSNAGPLAYFLLRLIARLQCMATVPCLDVMAYARWLDGSTESK